The window tattatttacaatttatttcGTTGTTAAATGTGAGTTTGTGTTGGTGATTTTCTGTGTCTGTGATAGGATTtgtgttactatttttttattttatatattttaagattGGGTTGGATTGGGCCACGGATTAAGGGCTTTAGATTAGGCCCAGAAGTGGTTGGATAGGACCCGTAGGGGCCTAACGGGGCGAGTTtggggttttaaaaaaaaaatcatttattaaaCAGGCCAAGCTCAGGCAATGGAGGAGGGCGAGCAAGTCAGGTTCAGGCATAAAAAAAACCTACCTCGAACCCGATCCGTTGTCATTCCTAACCAagaatgtgagaggagagaacACAATTCTCCGTATTCCAGGAGTACCTACGAATTACTTGATATCTCCAAACATGACAGCAAGATTCACTTCAAAGCTCATAAATAACCAGTGGCCGTTACTCTAAAGAAAATAAGTCAATCTATCAATCTCAATCAAAGGTCAAAATTTCTAAATagctatttattttattaaattatgtaGGAAAATATTGTATTAGATAGCCTTTTGCGTTACTTGAACATTGAATTCATAAATTTACTTCCAAtaaaaattacacatttttaattatttaagttCATTTAGTCTACAAATTATCCCTTAAGGAGTTGCAATCATCCATAGGTAACTCTAACAATATATGTTCTCTTATCATTAATTAATAGTAGGGTGATAAATACTTTTATTATACTTGTTCATCACAATTTTTATCCCGTAGTTTCTTTGAAAACCTTTAAAATAGGTTTTTATATTTAGTATATTGTGacttttggataattttttctACTGTATTCTTTTAAAACATATTGCATTGTTTAGAGTATACTTGACTtttatgaaatgaaaaatgttaaCATAAAAACTATTAGGAATCCTTGTGACCCTAACAAGAAGACATTACTTAAACCGAATGacacttaaccaaaaaaatagtcaaacttcaaaatatcacaattattttgaaatcaatttatatattaaataatctTTATTCTTAAACACATCTTatcattcaattttatataaGGCATAAGGATACAAATTCTAATTTGTTCTAAATTCAccttcaaaataagaaaatttctGAAGCGTATAATAATTGATGGCTAAGAAGTTTCTAAGAAAACTTATGGTGGTGATGATGGATTTGATCATCCTTATTCTTGGAGACGTGGGAGCTAATGACCTTACTCCTACCTCTTTCCATTTCTCTTCACATCCAATCTTGACTCATCTTCCTTCTAAACTTGATATCAATCAAGGACCAGTTTACGCTTGCCTTTGCCTTGAAAAAGGCATTGAATTGTGTATGAAGCGTAGACAAAAACCCTATTATGTCCGAGATGAAATGTGTATTACCAGGTGTTTTCTAATCTGCCTTCATAAATTCAGGAAGCTTTTAAAGACAAAGTGCATAAGAAGGCTTATAAAGGCTTTGACGTATGCGACAAACATAAGAATCACCTTGCATGCGAAGCTAGTATACAAGATTGGTATTACAACCATATCAAAGATAAATTTTGAAAGTATTGACTATTGAGACATTattatacacaaaataaaagatgggtaaatactctctctctctgtgcgtctgtgtgtgtatttttggaATAACATCTGGTTTGCATCGCATACAAAACCAAAATTGTGGAAGGCTAAAAGGATTTACGTCTACAAAACAAGATAATATATGTACTTTGAGTTTTAGATTGATAGTTTGAAACACATACCTTGTTATAGTGAAAATCAGAACAAACTTGAGAAAGGATTTGGAGAAAACCTTCAAATTTTCATCTCAATTCCACAGTAGCCTTAGAGAGTGggcactaaaaaaaattgtttgtttttattttcgaTAAGTTCTTCAAGAGAATAACTCCACTTCTCTGAAAACGAAAGTACgtagatataaataaataaataagaaagaaaaagaactctggcagttgtttttatttaaaataaggGTCATTCTACCGTATCTCCTCTTTGTTTGAGGGGGTACGGTACCTACTTAAATctaaaactataaataaataaaaatttgatctGGACCATTCATTTAATTTGGAGTAATTTAGAGTGAATACTGGCTACCGGTCAaacaacttatatatataagtaaaaaaaaaaaaaaaagaacccagtATTCACTATGCGCTTCTccttctcaaaaacaaaattctctctatcacgcttctttttctttatcacGCTTCAGACTCTATATCACGCTTCCGATTCGGTTTATCTAAAGAACACAGAATTCGGTTTCTTCTATATTAGCTTCTTCTCTTACTAATCAACCACAAGAACCCAGGGCAGCTAAACAATACCCAAAGAAGAAACAATATCGGCCGTTCTCTGCCCGGTGACGATATTTGAAATAGGTTTGtctttgtctttctctttctctcagaCGAAGTTGATTTTACTACTaatatacaaattattaaaGTTTCTTTGACTATCAACGCATgatttgtatttagttttattCATTGTTAGTAATCCCTAATGGTATtaattgatttgggtttttatttttattattttgataggAGATTTGGGTGTTTGTTAACTTTGTTTCGAAAGTTGGTTTGTATCTTTATTCTTgcatatgattttgattttaggtGTGAACTCTTAAAATTTGGGTTCTGGGCCAAGCTTAATGCAGAGGAGCAGCACCTCCTTTGTTATGCATTTATGTCCATAATATTAgtctttgtataattttatttaagcatatgtttttacttttcggcaaatttttttttttaaatttcaatccATAAGCtcttaaatttcttttcttatttcatCAATCAGTAACACTTCTCCAGCAATAACAACCAATGGGCTAACCCATAGACCCAAAAGGATTGAATTTGAAATAGGAATATTTTCACTAGATTAGTTTTGGCTATAAGATATACCATAGAAGTTATTAGTTGGGTACTTTGTTGAAATTTCACTTTCAACTTTTCAACTTATGAGTAACTCGACattcaattatgtttttaatttattgatgattataCAGATATACTTACAAGCTAGGGCATAAATTGTTCAATGGTACATATGTTTGGAGTCAACAATATCAGTTTGGAGCATCTCCTTATCCTGGTCAAAACTCTCTACAAAGTGTAGTTATTTTTGGTGACATGGGGAAGGTTTGAAGTCTATTGGAAAATTTTATGTACATCTAAATTATTAAATCCCATATTGCAGCCATGGCTAATCAATGACTTGTGTGTGGGTTATTGtagttaatttatatttatcatCAGCAACATATTAATTTATCTTGCTTagcttttttttgttataatattaaatGTACAAATATCTGCCTGATCTTACAGTAGTATATTCAATTTCTCACTTTGAATGCACAAtaatttcattctcttaaaCTCAGAATATTGATCTCCAAGATCAAATCTGCCATGTATTGAAATTTGTTGCTTTAAGTTTTTGGATCAATGTTTAAGATCATGAAGCCCTATCCAATTTTTATGTAGTTTCTGTAATTTTGCTTAAACCTTTCCCTCTGCAGGATGAAGCTGATGGTTCCAACGAATATAACAATTTCCAGCATGGCTCTCTTAACACTACTCGAGAGCTTTTTAGAGACTTAAAGAACATTGATATAGTTTTCCACATTGGAGATATTTGTTATGCAAATGGATACATTTTACAGTGGGACCAATTTACAGCACAGGTTGAGCCAATTGCATCAACCGTGCCATACATGATTGCAAGGTTTCATCTTAATATATCACTCATAATATTTGAGCTTATACTTGTCTTGTACCTTGTCTTATGTGCCACTTGGTGAACAATCCTCACAGTGGTAACCATGAGCGTGACTGGCCAAGGATTGGATCATTCTATGGGATTATGGACTCTTGGGGGGGAATGTGGTGTGTTGGTGGAGACTATGTTTTATGTCCCTGCTGAGAACAGAGCCAATTTCTGGTACAGGAATATCATTTCAAACTTGTTATGCTTTCCATTCACCTATATGTCTgtgtttttatatgaaaaagtaGATTGCTAAGTGATTGGCATTCACCTATAGCtgtgtatttatatgttttattaaTATTGTACCAGTACAATCTCCCCATATATGGCCTACAATAGACTTAATTTCTAGATGTGCAAGAAACTGGtgtaaacaatattattttcattttccagGTACTCCATTGATTATGGCATGTTCCACTTTTGCATAGCTGACACTGAACATGACTGGAGGGAAGGAATTGAGCAATACAAGTTCATTGAGAATTGCTTGGCATCAGTCAATAGGCAAAAGCAACCATGGCTAATTTTTCTTGCACATCAAGTACTTGATTATTCATCTAGTATCAGTTATGCAGTTGAAGGATCATTCAAGGAACCAATGGGGAGGGAGAGCCTGCAAAACTATCAAAATTGGTGATTTTCTTGGAACTGAAGAAGAAGTACTTGTGGTGAGGACTTTTGCTTCAGAATACAGCTGTCTTAGAAAGGATGGTTATATCTTGGTCTAAAGAATCTCAGGGCAAGGTCAAAAGGAAAAGGCAGTTAATGATCATCTACTAACACTTCCAAAAGGGTCACTGAATGATCACTGGGTATCAGTGACTTCTGGAAGTGAGGAGTATTGTCTTAAACATATGCGTAGAAATCAGTATGAAGAAAGTCTATTTAGATGTGAAGATGATAGGTAAAAGACTTGATAGAAGCCTTCATCAGTTGTGAATTTTCTTGCtatttgttaatatttaattaaataaggttttttttgtgtgtttctttATATCGTCATTTGACTTTTATGGCACTTACATGTTATTCTAGTTGATTAGGAGTTTAAAGATAAGGTTTTGAGATCTGATGTAGTTCTTTTATGGCGCTTACTGATTACTCCATTTTCTTTGTAATACATTATCAGCTATAGGCATTTATGAGATTGATTTTTACCTCTCTAGAGTGGAGCttgataattctttttttttttttttttggttccaacTTTGGCATGTAACAATTTACAGCtagaatacaaacacaaacaaagatTGTTCATGAAAAGAGCTTCCTGGACACAAACATAAGTCCAGACTTCATTATGATTGGTACGTAAGAACCTTTAGACAACGGTAGCTTTGACATGGAGAAGCTTCATTGTTTCTTTAGGACATAACTCTTGCATATAATATTGAAGCTTTACAACTGAGGCATTATATATATGCTTATATTGCGGTATAAATATTAAGTATAATAATTCCTCTAGTGTTATATACAAA of the Quercus robur chromosome 10, dhQueRobu3.1, whole genome shotgun sequence genome contains:
- the LOC126702269 gene encoding probable inactive purple acid phosphatase 27, producing MGKDEADGSNEYNNFQHGSLNTTRELFRDLKNIDIVFHIGDICYANGYILQWDQFTAQVEPIASTVPYMIASGNHERDWPRIGSFYGIMDSWGGMWCVGGDYVLCPC